The following coding sequences are from one Hydra vulgaris chromosome 04, alternate assembly HydraT2T_AEP window:
- the LOC136079446 gene encoding uncharacterized protein LOC136079446 has translation MVRLKNWKFQGSYKFKIETYLPVIDSLTSNLEKRTSAYEKINDNFGFLVNIQTIANVELKDHCSNLAQIYKKDVNENELFFECQQFKYYISKDEHSFTEFYSTLKRDHLESTFPNIEISLRIFLSMMVSNCTGERSFSKLKLIKNELRSTMLQERLNCLSLMSIESDVLLTIGFDDIIKEFSRKKSRKRHM, from the coding sequence ATGGTGAGGCTGAAGAATTGGAAATTTCAGGGaagttataaattcaaaattgaaaCATACCTTCCTGTTATTGATTCACTAAcatcaaatttagaaaaaagaacATCAGCATATGAGAAGATCAATGACAATTTCGGATTTCTAGTAAACATTCAAACAATTGCCAATGTTGAACTAAAAGACCATTGTTCAAACCTAGCACAAATTTATAAGAAGGACGTAAatgaaaatgaacttttttttgagtGCCagcaatttaaatattacatttcaAAAGATGAACATTCATTTACAGAATTTTACTCAACATTAAAAAGAGACCACTTGGAATCAACTTTTCCAAATATTGAAATTTCCCTTAGAATTTTTCTGTCAATGATGGTCTCAAATTGCACTGGCGAGCGatcattttcaaaactaaaacttataaaaaatgaactCCGCTCAACCATGCTGCAAGAAAGATTGAACTGTTTGTCGTTAATGTCAATTGAATCAGATGTTCTTTTAACCATTGgttttgatgatattattaaagaattttcaagaaaaaaatcacGTAAACGTCACATGTAA
- the LOC136079447 gene encoding SCAN domain-containing protein 3-like, giving the protein MVSYTATLDSALSDHLKDSKITKNTSKTNQNEILECMYKVYIEEIKREIDKARFVSLQADETTDVSCRSQFVIILRYLKGYQPVERFIAFIDVQDRTAMGLTNVLKEELNCFGLKEKLIAQAFDGAAVMSGSRNGVQSLMKEVYPNAHYVHCYAHQLNLVLKKVCSSNKRVRRFFSTLSGFGAFFTSSPKRNDLLREITFKQIPRVCETRWNFRSKIVTCIKENKTKIGECFNKIINDEGWNDTSVWQSFGITDNVSGSILNDCEEMHENRMKRNTSIELLIENAKDACDKVIYEISDRFRSIEIFKSFSILDPKNFKFNRQHFPRNHIKNILTNYPMLSEVKLISELTVLYENAVFSDIGTINALS; this is encoded by the exons ATGGTTTCATACACAGCTACATTGGATAGTGCGTTAAGCGATCAtcttaaagattcaaaaataacaaaaaatacttcGAAAACAAACCAAAATGAGATTCTTGAATGTATGTATAAAGTATACATAGAAGAAATTAAACGTGAGATAGATAAAGCAAGATTTGTTTCCTTGCAAGCAGATGAAACAACTGATGTATCTTGTCGTTCTCAGTTTGTCATTATTTTGCGTTATTTAAAAGGTTATCAACCAGTTGAAagatttatagcatttattgATGTTCAGGATAGAACTGCCATGGGTCTTACAAATGTGTTAAAAGaagaattaaattgttttggTCTGAAGGAAAAATTAATTGCACAGGCTTTTGATGGTGCAGCAGTTATGAGCGGATCAAGGAATGGAGTGCAAAGTCTAATGAAAGAAGTTTACCCAAATGCCCATTATGTTCACTGCTATGCACACCAAttgaatttagttttgaaaaaagtttgttcGTCGAATAAGCGAGtaagaagatttttttctactttaagtGGATTTGGCGCGTTCTTTACATCCTCGCCAAAACGAAATGATTTACTTCGCGAAATTACTTTTAAACAGATACCAAGAGTTTGCGAAACACGATGGAATTTTCGTTCAAAAATAGTTACTTgcataaaagaaaacaaaacaaagattggggaatgttttaataaaattataaacgaTGAAGGATGGAATGATACAAGCGTGTGGCAATCTTTTGG CATCACTGATAATGTTTCTGGATCGATTCTTAACGATTGCGAAGAAATGCATGAAAACCGAATGAAACGAAACACATCAATCGAACTACTAATAGAAAATGCTAAAGATGCTTGTGATAAAGTTATTTACGAAATTAGCGACAGGTTTAGAagcattgaaatatttaaatcattttcaattttggatccgaaaaatttcaaatttaatagaCAACATTTTCCTCggaatcatataaaaaatattctaacaaACTATCCAATGCTGAGTGAAGTTAAGTTGATCTCCGAACTAACCGTTTTATATGAAAATGCTGTTTTTAGTGATATTGGCACCATTAATGCCCTATCCTAG